The following coding sequences lie in one Apium graveolens cultivar Ventura chromosome 3, ASM990537v1, whole genome shotgun sequence genomic window:
- the LOC141714524 gene encoding uncharacterized protein LOC141714524 — protein sequence MKKAFELLGSNDEQKVTLAVYQPQGSAFDWWLMEKRKNEANAEANQEPYSWERFKKALEDKYFLRTTRLQKERDFIRLEQDGKPVTEYEAEFAKLAKYAPTLVADEASRARRLEEGLRSNTRLGVAPFELQTYEVVLNKALVIERGLAESEKVTHNWNKKRFAPTGGQASQGGPLKKPHAYDQMGNQGNQDKCTRCIGNHADRECHWNLGACFYCGEIGHKISKCPNNPPPRKGADYKLGNGRVFLITGNRN from the coding sequence ATGAAGAAGGCCTTTGAGTTACTTGGCAGCAATGATGAGCAAAAAGTGACACTTGCTGTTTACCAACCTCAAGGGAGTGCCTTTGACTGGTGGCTTATGGAGAAAAGAAAAAATGAGGCAAATGCAGAAGCAAATCAAGAACCATATTCGTGGGAAAGGTTTAAGAAAGCTTTAGAGGACAAGTACTTTCTGAGGACGACGCGTTTACAGAAAGAGAGGGACTTTATCAGGCTTGAACAAGATGGGAAGCCGGTTACTGAGTATGAAGCAGAGTTTGCGAAACTTGCTAAGTACGCACCAACATTGGTTGCGGATGAGGCAAGTCGAGCAAGGAGGTTGGAGGAAGGATTGCGAAGTAATACTCGACTTGGAGTGGCGCCCTTTGAGCTTCAGACTTATGAGGTTGTTCTCAATAAAGCCTTGGTGATCGAGAGGGGTTTAGCAGAATCCGAAAAGGTAACACATAATTGGAACAAGAAGAGGTTCGCTCCAACTGGTGGTCAAGCGTCTCAAGGGGGACCACTCAAGAAACCACATGCGTATGATCAAATGGGTAATCAAGGAAATCAAGATAAATGCACTAGGTGTATAGGAAATCATGCCGATAGAGAATGTCATTGGAACTTGGGTgcttgtttttattgtggggaGATTGGACACAAGATCTCGAAATGTCCCAACAATCCACCACCAAGAAAGGGGGCAGACTACAAATTGGGAAATGGACGTGTGTTTCTAATTACCGGAAATCGTAACTAA